The following are from one region of the Salvelinus fontinalis isolate EN_2023a chromosome 5, ASM2944872v1, whole genome shotgun sequence genome:
- the LOC129854869 gene encoding DNA-binding protein RFX7-like encodes MADDDEQQQPGQLKPNSGLGSLPTLVPGLQGPEANALQYKIKNSICKSVQSKVDNILQDVEKFTDIEKLYLYLKLPSGPNNGIDKRTENQRASTPGLCDQSGMSSSRTQQMYAFNWIRNHLEEHPETSLPKQEVYDEYKSYCDSLAYHPLSAADFGKIMKNVFPNMKARRLGMRGKSKYCYSGLRKKAFVHMPSLPNLDLQKSDDGCELMEPSSGQSPSAEDEMRSAACGLVCEWAQKVLSRQFDAVEDLARFLLNSHYIGTKSMAALTVMTGTPTGLKTPTPTSAFVPTSEASSFQPVKTLASPSVDAKQQLQRKIQKKQQEQKLQSPLPGEAQGQNQARRAEASTPGPAIPCGSPALLSPQPTIGIVVAAVSSPITVQRSRQLMTSPSPVGSAEGKVLPTVNFQVVTHTQSLTHRQSPKTPQNISASPVGDRLARHRYPQILPKPSATGAITLRSPPTLLITNSPIKTHHVVKMTAISLAPSNTLSTSSNSMVLRPASAGVGTTTTTTTTFTTIAALEEVQQHGQSQGGPPAPATPQSPAAWPGAPPSTPIPTVAPEAIITDNNPGCNSDKRSTIKQSPCGAKGPERATKYRAASEPSLMVKCSPGPDRVTDRTKSVSFSSTSPPAAATNAAIKWAGPQQDSNKSIIATTCHQESPLYLTVAPSANQNAPSVSGISSSSNGSSAVTLLSPKDSSYGAKNPRKRAGPGLDSSHVIPVKRVFISQQPLSVTFDPKPWVPARPGTPARPESAPCRVTVKQHLVPTKILALSDSPVTNAEISSLSLSSSQAVVSVKPQVSSLLVVKREDPSSRGLTLSTVSSHTSSTAAPDSTTTTVSEQQQHSEASVSAMAVGAQQHSEASVSAMAVGAQHQSEASVSAMAVGAQQHSEASVSAMAVGAQQHSEASVSAMAVGAQQHSEASVSAMAVGAQRQSEASVSAMGDIKSTMWEESAVGHAEELQKQTFSQNIPADHTKQQALGSTMNQHQLPNIMSQTSDSSDQLSGLHQEMVDFASSASQHGSTMDYFSFNDDDMTQDSIVEELVQMEEQMKLKGLQPLFSSCVDNISLQGQPGGPQGSILNTHHQGGSSSFYQSAHSSTTPIQTPTPTPTPTPTPTPTEMTLGGHGLTRESPCCHHSMAPITPVEVPLGGRHTPISALSNCSSGIPPSPVECRNPFAFTPINSSMAGGYHDASVVSVSSSPIKPMQRPMATHPDKAKLEWINNRYNSSGTEATGGVGAGPGSGLSISNHSLGGLLPSYQDLVDDHFRKPHAFAVPGHSGQSFQSQSRLQDGEHFSPISPVQQQMTSVSTTPTNTPTKQDESFAVPAPLDNKGGASSSGGGTFRCRSVSPAVRQRTFSGTGTTPGTGTTTQLVVSPFSSPMTSSEILSFLSNSQSVGSNLHSMAQRSQSVPLNIMMQSVVEMELLPVEMQAIQSNATKITNVLLSKMDSDVDDTVRGLGINNFPSNYTARMNLTQMLETQSQSQATNGSFTTGRGGGNTHQSHLQLQTVSSSPASFDLQQHGGYLTSAGGGGEGMNFSSGDNQAQSGPGENVDLELQQIQGLQELQGDSGQLQTQLQSQARLLQSPHPQLQGGLQLLQPQSQVLLQPTPTQQQQEDDAQQQLDFNNTVKDLLGDDGLNVDAEGLNPSSQLVGQVASELNAAVVSDFTNDIRLTSDLSNSITDLNTLDANLLFNPSNQQQEQYEDATLEELKNDPLFQQICSDTVNSSFDWLESKDQPTTVEMLG; translated from the exons ATGGCCGATGATGATGAACAACAACAACCTGGTCAGCTGAAGCCCAACTCGGGATTGGGCTCTCTTCCAACGTTAGTACCAGGACTACAGGGCCCCGAGGCCAATGCGTTGCAGTACAAAATAAAGAATTCAATTTG caAATCTGTACAATCAAAAGTGGACAACATATTG CAAGATGTTGAGAAGTTTACAGACATCGAgaaactctacctctaccttaaGTTGCCTTCTGGTCCCAACAATGGCATTGATAAAAG GACTGAGAATCAGAGAGCCTCCACTCCTGGACTATG TGACCAGAGTGGCATGTCGTCCAGCCGAACACAGCAGATGTACGCTTTCAACTGGATCCGGAATCACCTAGAGGAGCACCCTGAGACATCACTGCCAAAGCAAGAGGTGTACGACGAATACAA GAGCTACTGTGACAGTCTTGCCTACCACCCACTGAGTGCTGCAGACTTTGGAAAGATCATGAAGAATGTCTTTCCCAACATGAAGGCTCGCCGCCTGGGCATGAGAGGCAAATCTAAATACTGTTATAGTGGACTGAGGAAGAAAGCTTTTGTTCACATGCCTTCTCTGCCCAACTTGGACTTACAAAAATCAGACGACGGG TGTGAGTTAATGGAGCCGTCGTCTGGCCAGTCTCCCAGTGCAGAGGATGAGATGCGCTCAGCGGCCTGTGGCCTGGTGTGTGAGTGGGCTCAGAAGGTCCTCAGCAGACAGTTTGATGCCGTGGAGGACCTGGCCCGCTTCCTGCTCAACAGTCACTACATAGGAACCAAGTCCATGGCTGCCCTCACCGTCATGACTGGGACTCCCACAG GTCTGAAGACGCCCACGCCAACCTCTGCGTTCGTGCCCACGTCCGAAGCCTCGTCCTTCCAGCCGGTGAAGACGCTGGCCTCTCCCTCGGTGGACGCCAAGCAACAGCTCCAGAGGAAGATCCAGAAGAAACAGCAGGAGCAGAAGCTCCAGTCCCCCCTGCCTGGAGAGGCCCAGGGACAGAACCAGGCCAGGAGGGCCGAGGCCAGCACCCCAGGGCCAGCTATCCCCTGTGGAAGTCCTGCTCTCCTCTCACCACAACCTACCATtggcatagtggtggcagctGTCTCCAGTCCCATCACG gtCCAGAGGAGCAGGCAGCTGATGACTTCCCCTAGCCCAGTGGGATCCGCCGAGGGGAAGGTACTGCCAACGGTCAACTTCCAGGTGGTCACCCACACCCAGTCTCTGACCCACAGGCAGTCCCCGAAGACGCCCCAAAACATCTCAGCCAGTCCCGTGGGCGACCGCCTGGCCAGGCACAG GTACCCCCAGATCCTCCCCAAGCCCTCAGCCACAGGGGCCATCACCCTGCGTTCGCCTCCCACTCTGCTCATCACCAACAGCCCCATCAAGACCCACCACGTTGTCAAGATGACCGCCATCTCTCTGGCCCCTAGCAACACTCTCAGTACCAGCAGTAACAGTATGGTCCTCAGGCCAGCTTCGGCCGGGGTgggaaccaccaccaccaccaccaccacctttaCCACCATTGCCGCCCTAGAGGAGGTCCAGCAACATGGACAGAGCCAGGGAGGCCCCCCAGCCCCAGCCACCCCCCAGTCCCCTGCAGCATGGCCTGGCGCCCCACCCTCCACCCCTATTCCCACAGTGGCCCCTGAGGCCATCATCACTGATAATAACCCGGGCTGTAACTCTGATAAACGGAGCACCATAAAGCAGTCCCCCTGTGGGGCCAAGGGTCCAGAGAGAGCCACCAAGTACCGGGCGGCCAGCGAACCCTCGCTTATGGTCAAATGCTCACCAGGACCTGACAGAGTGACCGACAGGACCAAAAGCGTCTcattctcctccacctctcctccagctgcTGCCACCAATGCAGCGATCAAGTGGGCGGGGCCTCAGCAGGACAGCAATAAGAGCATCATCGCCACCACCTGTCACCAAGAAAGTCCGTTGTATCTGACCGTTGCTCCCTCGGCCAATCAAAATGCTCCTAGCGTCAGCGGAATATCCTCCTCGTCCAATGGCTCGTCGGCTGTTACCTTATTGTCCCCTAAAGACTCCTCGTACGGGGCCAAGAACCCCAGGAAGCGGGCCGGCCCCGGGCTGGATTCCTCCCACGTCATCCCTGTGAAGCGCGTCTTCATCTCCCAGCAGCCTTTGAGTGTGACCTTTGACCCCAAACCATGGGTCCCAGCTAGACCTGGCACTCCTGCCAGACCTGAGAGCGCCCCCTGTCGAGTGACGGTGAAACAACACCTAGTGCCCACGAAGATCCTGGCGCTGTCCGACTCGCCTGTCACGAACGCAGagatctcctccctctccctctcttcctctcaggCTGTTGTCAGTGTGAAGCCCCAGGTCTCCTCGTTGCTGGTAGTGAAACGCGAAGACCCGTCCTCTCGAGGACTAACACTAAGCACTGTCAGCAGTCACACCAGCAGCACTGCAGCCCCTGATAGCACCACCACCACAGTGTCTGAGCAGCAGCAACACTCTGAGGCCTCTGTCTCTGCGATGGCGGTAGGAGCACAGCAACACTCTGAGGCCTCTGTCTCTGCGATGGCGGTAGGAGCACAGCATCAATCTGAGGCCTCTGTCTCTGCGATGGCAGTAGGAGCACAGCAACACTCTGAGGCCTCTGTCTCTGCGATGGCGGTAGGAGCACAGCAACACTCTGAGGCCTCTGTCTCTGCGATGGCGGTAGGAGCACAGCAACACTCTGAGGCCTCTGTCTCTGCGATGGCGGTAGGAGCACAGCGTCAATCTGAGGCCTCTGTCTCTGCGATGGGGGACATAAAGAGCACAATGTGGGAGGAGTCAGCTGTGGGGCATGCGGAAGAGCTGCAGAAACAGACCTTCAGTCAGAAT ATACCAGCAGACCATACCAAGCAGCAGGCCCTGGGCTCCACCATGAACCAACACCAACTCCCAAACATCATGTCCCAGACCTCAGACTCCTCTGATCAGTTATCTGGCCTTCACCAGGAGATGGTGGACTTTGCCTCCTCAGCCTCCCAGCACGGCTCCACCATGGACTACTTCTCATTTAACGATGATGATATGACCCAGGACAGCATAGTAGAGGAATTGGTTCAGATGGAAGAACAGATGAAGCTGAAGGGCCTGCAGCCGCTGTTCAGTAGCTGTGTGGATAATATCTCTCTCCAGGGCCAGCCTGGGGGCCCCCAGGGGTCCATCCTCAACACCCACCACCAGGGGGGTAGCTCCTCTTTCTACCAGTCTGCCCATAGCAGCACAACCCCCATCCAGACTCCCACCCCGACTCCCACACCGACTCCAACCCCGACCCCCACCGAGATGACTCTCGGTGGGCACGGGCTGACCAGAGAGAGCCCCTGTTGCCATCACAGCATGGCCCCTATCACGCCCGTGGAGGTCCCTCTAGGAGGCCGACACACCCCTATAAGCGCTCTGTCTAACTGTTCTAGCGGCATCCCGCCCAGCCCGGTGGAGTGCAGGAACCCATTTGCCTTCACCCCTATCAACTCCAGCATGGCAGGGGGTTACCACGATGCCTCCGTGGTGTCTGTCTCCTCCAGTCCCATCAAGCCCATGCAGAGACCTATGGCCACGCACCCAGATAAGGCTAAACTGGAGTGGATCAACAACCGCTACAATAGTAGTGGTACTGAAGCTACTGGAGGAGTCGGAGCAGGGCCAGGGTCTGGGTTATCCATCTCTAACCACAGCCTTGGTGGACTCCTGCCTAGTTACCAGGATCTAGTGGATGACCATTTCCGTAAGCCCCACGCCTTCGCTGTTCCGGGCCACAGTGGCCAGTCTTTCCAGTCTCAATCCAGACTGCAGGATGGCGAACacttctctcccatctccccgGTGCAACAGCAGATGACCAGCGTATCGACCACGCCCACCAACACTCCAACCAAACAGGATGAGAGCTTTGCTGTGCCCGCCCCTTTAGACAACAAGGGCGGAGCCTCGTCGTCAGGCGGCGGAACGTTCCGTTGTCGTAGCGTCAGCCCCGCCGTGCGCCAGAGGACCTTCAGCGGTACCGGCACAACCCCCGGCACTGGCACAACCACTCAATTGGTAGTCTCCCCTTTCAGCTCCCCCATGACCTCCTCCGAGATACTCAGCTTCCTGTCCAACAGCCAATCGGTGGGCAGTAACCTCCACAGCATGGCCCAGCGCAGCCAGTCGGTGCCCTTAAACATCATGATGCAGAGCGTTGTGGAGATGGAGCTACTTCCTGTAGAGATGCAGGCCATCCAGAGTAATGCCACTAAGATCACCAACGTCCTCCTGAGTAAGATGGACTCTGACGTGGACGACACAGTCAGGGGCCTGGGCATCAACAACTTCCCCTCCAACTACACTGCCCGCATGAACCTCACCCAGATGCTGGAGACCCAGTCTCAGAGCCAGGCCACCAATGGGAGCTTCACAACCGGAAGGGGAGGAGGTAACACCCACCAATCCCACCTTCAGCTGCAGACCGTCAGCTCCAGCCCTGCCTCCTTCGACCTCCAGCAGCATGGGGGCTACCTCACCAGCGCTGGAGGAGGCGGGGAGGGGATGAACTTCTCCTCTGGAGACAACCAAGCACAATCAGGTCCTGGTGAGAACGTGGACCTGGAGCTCCAGCAGATCCAGGGCCTCCAAGAGCTTCAGGGAGACTCTGGACAactccagacccagctccaatCCCAGGCTAGACTGCTCCAGAGTCCCCATCCCCAGCTCCAGGGCGGGCTCCAGCTtctccagccccagtcccaggTACTCCTCCAGCCCACCCCcacccagcagcagcaggaggacgACGCCCAGCAACAGCTAGACTTCAACAACACTGTTAAAGACCTGTTAGGTGATGACGGCCTCAACGTTGACGCTGAAGGCCTCAACCCCAGCTCTCAACTGGTCGGTCAGGTGGCGTCAGAGCTTAACGCCGCCGTGGTGTCCGACTTCACCAATGACATCAGGTTGACCTCCGACCTCTCCAACAGCATCACTGACCTGAACACACTGGACGCCAACCTCCTGTTCAATCCGTCCAATCAGCAGCAAGAACAGTACGAAGACGCCACACTGGAAGAGCTGAAGAACGATCCTCTGTTTCAGCAGATATGTAGTGATACTGTGAACTCCTCGTTCGACTGGCTAGAGAGCAAAGACCAGCCTACTACCGTAGAGATGTTGGGCTAA